In Deltaproteobacteria bacterium, a single genomic region encodes these proteins:
- a CDS encoding DUF2029 domain-containing protein: protein MGETDRTTKGLMIAAALLGACAAVVFVVVAASRVAYPYEIEFQEGDVFLASLRVLDGRPIYPDPDTDATHVPVLYTPFFYIAGAGAIALLDNLLGKSLAACRAVSILSTLVLIAMIAHLGRRRAGWWWGIACTGAFCAFYAASGWWFDLARVDMLFLAFVAGAFVLIDRDVTTRRLVLAAALLVAAIFTKQVAVFFAATACLAVFLRAPRRGVALGAGIGAATLVIGAWLNAASDGQFVFFTLVAPRSHPVHLERLLEPWGLARAVGCLALACVAATVANRGRGDSADAPCGARFTWALFLLAALPASLLPWIKQGHYLNNFIPIALALVLTAASMRPTMLAAALLAAQMVVTWQSPTGQIPSAERRARGDAFIERLRAEPGDLYVMDHPYYAWLAGREVLAKGMFIAEAEKAGRMPPRALARRIDANAFAKILVDVEPPFDPFSSRILRRYRVAGPIDAPEPLTGTLVMRPRLALVPVEVIASVEFGDTPPPGWAAQGDAWISPPLPAASSVSFDIDAASGTVARLIGGDGKAIFATRGVPDSPPMRARWPLDRCAAAPCVLHFSNPMTSRPNGVTGLQIER from the coding sequence ATGGGCGAGACGGACAGAACGACTAAGGGGCTCATGATCGCGGCTGCGCTGCTGGGCGCATGCGCGGCGGTCGTGTTTGTTGTCGTCGCGGCCTCGCGCGTTGCGTATCCTTACGAGATCGAGTTCCAGGAGGGCGACGTTTTTCTCGCGTCGCTGCGAGTATTGGACGGCCGACCCATCTATCCCGATCCCGACACCGACGCGACGCACGTCCCCGTGCTCTACACGCCCTTCTTCTACATCGCAGGGGCGGGCGCGATCGCCCTGCTGGACAACCTGTTGGGCAAATCGCTCGCGGCGTGCCGTGCCGTGTCGATCCTTTCAACGCTCGTGCTCATCGCGATGATTGCGCACCTGGGGCGCCGTCGCGCGGGATGGTGGTGGGGCATCGCCTGCACGGGTGCGTTTTGCGCTTTTTACGCCGCGTCGGGGTGGTGGTTCGATCTCGCCCGCGTGGACATGCTCTTCCTCGCGTTCGTGGCAGGGGCGTTCGTGCTCATCGACCGGGACGTGACGACGCGGCGCCTCGTGCTCGCCGCGGCACTGCTGGTCGCGGCGATCTTCACCAAGCAGGTCGCCGTGTTCTTCGCCGCGACCGCGTGTCTGGCGGTCTTCCTGCGCGCCCCCCGGCGCGGCGTGGCCCTCGGCGCGGGGATCGGCGCGGCGACGCTGGTGATCGGCGCGTGGCTAAACGCGGCCAGCGACGGACAGTTTGTCTTCTTCACGCTCGTTGCCCCGCGCTCGCATCCCGTGCATCTCGAACGTCTGCTCGAACCGTGGGGCCTCGCGCGCGCGGTGGGATGCCTCGCGCTGGCGTGCGTCGCGGCGACCGTCGCGAACCGGGGGCGGGGCGATTCGGCTGACGCTCCGTGCGGCGCGCGGTTCACCTGGGCGCTGTTTCTTCTGGCGGCGCTACCCGCCTCGCTGCTGCCGTGGATCAAGCAGGGGCACTATCTCAACAACTTCATTCCGATCGCGCTGGCCCTCGTCCTGACGGCCGCGTCGATGCGACCGACGATGCTCGCCGCCGCGCTGCTCGCCGCGCAGATGGTTGTGACGTGGCAGAGTCCCACCGGGCAGATCCCGAGCGCCGAACGGCGTGCGCGCGGAGATGCCTTCATCGAGCGCCTTCGCGCCGAGCCGGGCGACCTGTACGTGATGGATCACCCTTACTACGCATGGCTCGCCGGTCGCGAGGTGCTGGCCAAGGGCATGTTCATCGCCGAGGCCGAAAAGGCGGGGCGCATGCCGCCGCGTGCGCTGGCCCGGAGGATCGACGCGAACGCCTTCGCGAAGATCCTCGTCGATGTCGAGCCGCCCTTCGATCCGTTTTCGAGCCGAATTCTGCGCCGGTACCGCGTGGCGGGGCCCATCGACGCGCCCGAGCCGCTCACGGGCACCCTCGTCATGCGTCCGCGCCTCGCGCTCGTCCCGGTCGAGGTGATCGCGTCGGTCGAGTTCGGCGACACGCCGCCGCCCGGTTGGGCCGCGCAGGGCGACGCGTGGATCTCGCCGCCGCTGCCCGCCGCGTCGAGCGTGAGTTTCGACATCGACGCGGCTTCGGGAACCGTCGCGCGGCTGATCGGCGGCGACGGCAAGGCGATCTTCGCGACACGCGGCGTGCCGGATTCGCCGCCCATGCGCGCGCGGTGGCCGCTGGACCGCTGCGCCGCAGCTCCGTGTGTCCTGCATTTCTCGAATCCGATGACGAGTCGACCGAACGGGGTGACAGGCTTGCAGATCGAACGCTGA
- a CDS encoding chitobiase/beta-hexosaminidase C-terminal domain-containing protein, which translates to MRYLLALCVLALVMTGTAGCDCGDDDDDADRVPADDDADDDTADDDVSDDDTSDDDTSDDDTSDDDTSDDDTSDDDTSDDDADDDSDDDSDDDSDDDSDDDADDDVDDDADDDADDDSGNLNEPTCEIDTPSGNYAGPWAPGDIDPLAVTITCVDDIDPTPTIHFTTDGSAPQVGGGSTTSVDSPAVVTIERSTTLRWFATDDAENESASGTRNYGIWLWDDFEDYDAGDELGAPWFVAGDPWGGTIPTVETRADPPGGMFLEMIDDNDSPDGAHDTYALATAEDPIHWPNDVLIRFEWGLAGGDGSRFFTYAATGAVVYWQVILDMKDGDVLAWDNVPGTWIDCADVDEDEWYEFEIAFNHSADTYDVAIDGAATPCTGLQVLSVVSGLDEGVSVATFGDAGVTGTLLFDNVQISPP; encoded by the coding sequence ATGCGATACCTTCTGGCGCTATGCGTGCTCGCGCTCGTCATGACGGGCACGGCGGGGTGCGACTGCGGCGACGACGATGATGACGCCGACCGCGTGCCCGCGGACGACGATGCGGACGACGACACAGCGGATGACGATGTGTCAGATGACGACACCTCCGACGACGACACCTCCGACGACGACACCTCCGACGACGACACCTCCGACGATGATACCTCCGACGATGATACGTCCGACGACGACGCGGACGACGATAGCGATGACGATTCCGACGACGATTCGGATGATGATTCCGATGACGACGCGGATGATGATGTGGACGACGATGCCGATGACGACGCGGATGACGACTCCGGCAACCTGAACGAACCCACGTGCGAGATCGACACGCCGTCGGGCAACTACGCCGGTCCGTGGGCGCCCGGCGACATCGATCCGCTCGCCGTCACGATCACCTGCGTCGACGACATCGATCCCACGCCGACAATTCACTTCACGACGGACGGCTCCGCGCCGCAGGTCGGCGGCGGCTCGACGACGAGCGTGGACAGCCCGGCGGTCGTGACGATCGAGCGCTCAACAACGCTGCGCTGGTTCGCCACCGACGATGCCGAAAACGAGAGTGCGTCCGGCACGCGCAACTACGGCATCTGGCTTTGGGACGATTTCGAGGACTACGACGCGGGCGACGAGCTGGGCGCGCCGTGGTTCGTGGCGGGCGACCCCTGGGGCGGAACGATCCCGACGGTCGAAACGCGCGCCGATCCACCGGGCGGCATGTTCCTCGAGATGATCGACGACAACGACAGCCCCGACGGCGCGCACGACACCTACGCCCTCGCGACCGCGGAGGACCCCATCCACTGGCCCAACGACGTGCTGATCCGTTTCGAGTGGGGCCTCGCCGGAGGCGACGGATCGCGCTTTTTCACGTATGCCGCGACCGGCGCGGTGGTGTACTGGCAGGTGATCCTCGACATGAAGGACGGCGACGTGCTGGCGTGGGACAACGTGCCCGGCACGTGGATCGACTGCGCCGACGTGGACGAAGACGAGTGGTACGAGTTCGAGATCGCGTTCAACCACTCCGCCGACACGTACGACGTCGCGATCGACGGCGCGGCGACGCCGTGCACGGGTTTGCAGGTCCTCTCGGTCGTGTCGGGCCTCGATGAGGGCGTCAGCGTGGCGACGTTCGGCGATGCGGGCGTGACCGGCACGCTGTTGTTCGACAACGTGCAGATCTCGCCGCCCTGA
- a CDS encoding SUMF1/EgtB/PvdO family nonheme iron enzyme, whose protein sequence is MPVSRKLLLTFIVVLAAACSRHPAQPTSPAPSPTPQVEALGPSPCPPDMAYVPGGAVEVVYEGERWGGRKVETVTVVPFCVDRWEASHPDATESSQSPWTQETARPDPPKPLSREGVLPLTQISQENARIACRKVDKRLPTLAEWQAAFSGATARSWPWGDDWAEHGCHATSTFGVKPTGACCFPVVGGRSDEFVCDMVGNVSEWIDEPWDEECYGELRVMIAGGAAHLTPTAKNAQKPDDKKPGCWLASRYGLDRTSLHQHFAPTPHVDDGFRCAKDLPPTG, encoded by the coding sequence ATGCCCGTCTCCCGAAAGCTCCTCCTCACGTTCATTGTCGTGCTCGCGGCGGCGTGTTCGCGCCACCCCGCCCAGCCCACGTCCCCTGCCCCGTCGCCAACACCCCAGGTGGAAGCGCTCGGTCCGTCCCCCTGCCCGCCCGATATGGCGTACGTTCCCGGCGGCGCGGTCGAGGTCGTTTACGAGGGCGAGCGCTGGGGTGGACGCAAGGTCGAAACCGTGACGGTCGTGCCGTTTTGCGTCGATCGTTGGGAGGCTTCGCATCCCGACGCCACCGAGTCGTCCCAAAGCCCGTGGACGCAGGAGACGGCGCGGCCCGATCCGCCGAAGCCACTGTCCCGCGAGGGCGTTTTGCCGCTCACGCAGATCTCGCAGGAAAACGCCCGCATCGCGTGCCGAAAGGTGGACAAGCGCCTGCCCACGCTCGCCGAGTGGCAGGCGGCGTTTTCGGGCGCGACGGCGCGGAGTTGGCCGTGGGGCGACGACTGGGCCGAACACGGCTGCCATGCGACGTCCACCTTCGGCGTCAAACCTACCGGGGCTTGCTGCTTCCCTGTCGTCGGCGGGCGTTCCGACGAGTTCGTGTGCGACATGGTCGGCAACGTCTCGGAGTGGATCGACGAGCCTTGGGATGAAGAGTGTTATGGGGAATTGCGCGTCATGATCGCGGGCGGCGCGGCGCACCTCACGCCGACCGCGAAGAACGCGCAGAAACCTGATGACAAGAAGCCCGGTTGCTGGCTCGCGTCGCGTTACGGACTCGACCGCACCTCGCTGCATCAGCACTTCGCACCGACGCCGCACGTGGACGACGGATTCCGGTGCGCAAAGGATCTGCCGCCCACCGGCTAG
- a CDS encoding 2-oxoacid:acceptor oxidoreductase family protein has translation MAIIGNGEVGIRLAGTGGQGMILAGIILAEAAIMYDAKNAVQSQSYGPEARGGSSKAEVIIAEGEIDYPKVEEPHVLLAMSQESMDKYADDLQKNGILIVDSFFVKNVPAGPWHKFEIPFTQIAREELGRVVVANMVAIGALVGLTEVVTRTALEQAALRHVPKATTELNRRALAVGYREATAALVDHPML, from the coding sequence ATGGCGATCATTGGGAACGGCGAAGTGGGAATCCGGCTCGCGGGCACCGGCGGGCAGGGCATGATTCTGGCGGGCATCATTTTGGCCGAGGCGGCGATCATGTACGACGCGAAAAACGCCGTGCAGTCGCAAAGCTACGGCCCCGAGGCGCGCGGCGGCTCGTCCAAGGCGGAGGTCATCATCGCCGAGGGCGAGATCGACTATCCCAAGGTCGAGGAACCGCACGTGCTGCTGGCCATGAGCCAGGAGTCGATGGACAAGTACGCCGACGATTTGCAGAAGAACGGCATCCTCATCGTCGACAGCTTCTTCGTGAAGAACGTCCCCGCGGGACCGTGGCACAAGTTCGAAATCCCCTTCACGCAGATCGCCCGCGAGGAGCTGGGCCGCGTGGTGGTCGCGAACATGGTCGCCATCGGCGCGCTGGTCGGACTGACCGAGGTCGTGACGCGCACCGCGCTCGAACAGGCCGCGCTGCGCCACGTGCCCAAGGCCACGACCGAGCTGAATCGCCGCGCCCTCGCGGTGGGGTATCGCGAGGCCACCGCGGCGCTCGTCGACCATCCGATGCTGTAA
- a CDS encoding 2-oxoacid:ferredoxin oxidoreductase subunit beta has protein sequence MTFNYQQYLRNDNLPHIWCPGCSHGIVTKGILRAVDSLGWQKDDMCFVSGIGCASRLPGYIDANTLHTTHGRALAFATGVKMVKSNMHVVIVSGDGDSLAIGGNHFLHSCRRNIDMTLIIFNNNIYGMTGGQTSPTTPFGATTTTQPYGNIENSIDAVNLAMAAGATFVARTTAYHVTQMDKIFAQALAHKGFSVVDVMCDCWTAYGRRNSFKSQVDMLERYKDNTVRLEKWNKMSEEERAGKTPIGVFLDVQRPEYCEEQHKVIERAMSAPSEH, from the coding sequence ATGACGTTCAATTATCAACAGTACCTGCGCAACGACAACCTGCCGCACATCTGGTGCCCGGGCTGTTCGCACGGCATCGTGACCAAGGGCATTTTGCGCGCGGTGGATTCGCTCGGTTGGCAAAAGGACGACATGTGCTTCGTGTCGGGCATCGGCTGCGCGAGCCGGCTGCCGGGCTACATCGACGCGAACACGCTGCACACCACGCACGGTCGCGCGCTGGCATTCGCCACGGGCGTGAAGATGGTGAAGTCGAACATGCACGTCGTGATCGTGTCGGGCGACGGCGACTCGCTGGCCATCGGCGGGAACCATTTCCTGCACTCGTGCCGGCGCAACATCGACATGACGCTGATTATCTTCAACAACAACATCTACGGCATGACCGGCGGGCAGACCTCGCCGACCACGCCCTTCGGCGCGACCACGACGACGCAGCCCTACGGCAACATCGAGAATTCGATCGACGCCGTGAATCTCGCCATGGCGGCTGGGGCGACCTTCGTCGCGCGCACGACGGCCTACCACGTGACGCAGATGGACAAGATCTTCGCCCAGGCGCTGGCGCACAAGGGCTTCTCGGTCGTCGACGTGATGTGCGACTGCTGGACCGCGTACGGGCGGCGCAATTCGTTCAAGAGCCAGGTGGACATGCTCGAGCGCTACAAGGACAACACGGTGCGTCTCGAGAAGTGGAACAAGATGAGCGAGGAGGAGCGCGCGGGCAAAACCCCCATCGGCGTGTTCCTCGACGTCCAGCGTCCCGAATACTGCGAAGAGCAGCACAAGGTCATCGAACGCGCGATGTCCGCGCCGTCCGAACACTGA
- a CDS encoding 2-oxoacid:acceptor oxidoreductase subunit alpha, whose amino-acid sequence MQAFDNSRGIGARKANFTPGLKLMSGNDAIAEGALYAGCRFYAGYPITPSSEVAETLAKRLPELGGYFLQMEDEIASMAAILGASLAGAKVMTATSGPGFSLKQENIGYGCIAEIPCVIVNVMRGGPSTGVPTKPSQGDVMQARWGTHGDHPIVVFTPDSIEELFWETVRAFNIAERYRTPVILLADEIIGHMRERLFLPKPATVNVQNRRRPRRDAGDYSAYQVPRSLVPVIPDYGEGYRFHVTGLAHDETGFPTNDPAVIEDQILRLHRKIDMGFNDIVKWEAYDLEDAEIVLVSYGSSARAARAAVTRLRASGKKVGLFRLKTMWPFPEQQIRKLAKQAKAIVVPEMNMGQIVLEVERLAGGACPVIAVNRVDTEMLSPKQIIKAVKEL is encoded by the coding sequence ATGCAGGCATTCGACAACAGCCGAGGCATCGGCGCACGGAAGGCGAATTTCACGCCGGGCCTGAAGCTCATGAGCGGCAACGACGCGATCGCCGAGGGCGCGCTCTACGCGGGCTGCCGGTTCTACGCCGGGTATCCTATCACGCCGTCATCGGAGGTCGCCGAGACGCTTGCCAAGCGACTGCCCGAGCTCGGCGGCTACTTCCTGCAGATGGAAGACGAGATCGCCAGCATGGCGGCGATTCTCGGCGCGTCGCTCGCCGGCGCGAAGGTCATGACCGCCACCAGCGGCCCGGGCTTCTCGCTCAAGCAGGAGAACATCGGTTATGGATGCATCGCCGAAATTCCGTGCGTGATCGTCAACGTCATGCGCGGCGGCCCTTCGACCGGTGTGCCGACCAAGCCCTCGCAGGGCGACGTGATGCAGGCGCGCTGGGGCACCCACGGCGACCATCCGATCGTCGTGTTCACGCCCGACTCCATCGAAGAGCTGTTCTGGGAGACCGTGCGCGCGTTCAACATCGCCGAACGCTACCGTACCCCGGTGATCCTCCTGGCCGACGAGATCATCGGCCACATGCGCGAACGGCTCTTCCTGCCCAAACCCGCCACGGTCAACGTGCAGAACCGCCGCCGTCCCCGCCGCGATGCGGGCGACTACTCGGCGTACCAGGTGCCGCGCTCGCTCGTGCCGGTCATTCCCGACTACGGCGAGGGCTACCGCTTCCACGTCACCGGCCTCGCGCACGACGAAACCGGCTTCCCGACCAACGACCCGGCGGTGATCGAGGATCAAATCCTTCGACTGCATCGCAAGATCGACATGGGCTTCAACGACATCGTGAAGTGGGAGGCCTACGACCTGGAGGACGCCGAGATCGTGCTCGTGTCTTATGGCTCCTCCGCCCGCGCGGCTCGCGCGGCGGTCACGCGCCTGCGCGCCTCGGGCAAAAAGGTCGGCCTCTTCCGCCTCAAGACGATGTGGCCGTTCCCCGAGCAGCAGATCCGCAAGCTGGCGAAACAGGCCAAGGCGATCGTGGTTCCCGAGATGAACATGGGACAGATCGTGCTCGAGGTCGAACGGCTCGCGGGGGGCGCGTGCCCCGTGATCGCGGTCAACCGCGTCGACACCGAGATGCTCTCGCCCAAGCAGATCATCAAGGCGGTCAAGGAACTCTAG
- a CDS encoding 4Fe-4S binding protein, with amino-acid sequence MSEAPGAGESPTVEAAAVAAAVPQKDDSECAAGTGKKKAPPTITIINEYCKGCDLCVVACPKDVLAMKSGKVIVVKGELCNGCMLCELRCPDFAILIGEVA; translated from the coding sequence ATGTCAGAAGCGCCAGGCGCGGGCGAGAGCCCGACCGTCGAAGCCGCCGCGGTCGCCGCGGCCGTGCCGCAAAAAGACGACTCCGAGTGTGCGGCGGGCACGGGCAAGAAGAAGGCTCCCCCGACGATCACGATCATCAACGAGTACTGCAAGGGCTGCGACCTGTGCGTGGTTGCGTGTCCCAAGGACGTGCTCGCGATGAAGTCGGGCAAGGTGATCGTGGTCAAGGGTGAGCTTTGCAACGGCTGCATGCTGTGCGAGCTGCGCTGCCCCGACTTCGCGATTCTGATCGGGGAGGTGGCGTGA
- a CDS encoding Fe-S-containing hydro-lyase, with protein MTGDRDTSTGDRVIRLTTPLTDEATRDLRVGDRVLLSGVIYTARDAAHARLVAAIEKGEPLPFDVDGQVIYFVGPTPAREGYAIGSAGPTTAYRMDAYSPTLIVLGLRGMIGKGARAAAVREAMQKHGCVYFGATGGAGALISQRITAAEVIAFEDLGAEAVRKLTVDEFPVVVVHDAAGGDLYQDGRARWKKTAS; from the coding sequence ATGACCGGCGACCGCGACACTTCGACCGGCGACCGCGTGATTCGTCTGACGACTCCCCTCACCGATGAAGCCACGCGCGACCTGCGCGTCGGCGACCGGGTGCTTCTGTCGGGCGTCATCTACACCGCGCGCGACGCGGCTCATGCTCGGCTCGTCGCCGCGATCGAAAAGGGCGAACCCCTGCCCTTCGACGTCGACGGTCAGGTCATCTATTTCGTCGGGCCCACTCCCGCGCGCGAGGGTTATGCGATCGGGTCGGCGGGACCGACCACCGCGTACCGCATGGATGCCTACTCGCCCACGCTGATCGTACTGGGCCTGCGCGGAATGATCGGCAAGGGCGCGCGCGCGGCCGCCGTGCGCGAGGCCATGCAAAAACACGGGTGCGTGTATTTCGGTGCGACGGGCGGCGCGGGAGCGTTGATCTCCCAGCGCATCACGGCGGCCGAGGTGATCGCGTTCGAGGACCTGGGCGCGGAGGCGGTGCGCAAGCTGACTGTCGACGAGTTCCCGGTCGTGGTGGTGCACGACGCGGCGGGCGGAGACCTGTATCAGGACGGCCGCGCGCGCTGGAAAAAAACGGCTTCGTGA
- a CDS encoding fumarate hydratase, whose amino-acid sequence MRTVPYQTVVDAVAELCVRACYELPEDVESALKAAREREESPVARQIFDEILQNAKIARGGELPLCQDTGVAVFLVKLGDAVRVEGGLVTDAINDGMRRGYEQGYLRKSLVKDPLRRVNTKDNTPAMIHVELVAGDTITIAMAAKGGGSENMSMCRVLPPSAGVEGVKKFVVDWVDQAGGNPCPPIIVGVGIGGNFEKCAFLAKKAVFRHVGEPNPDPFYADLERELLDRVNALGVGPMGLGGTQTALAVHIETMPCHIASLPVAVNIQCHSARHKEVVL is encoded by the coding sequence ATGAGAACCGTTCCGTACCAGACGGTCGTGGATGCGGTCGCCGAGCTGTGCGTCCGGGCGTGTTACGAGCTGCCCGAGGACGTGGAAAGTGCGCTCAAGGCGGCCCGTGAGCGCGAGGAATCGCCCGTCGCGCGCCAGATTTTCGACGAGATTCTGCAGAACGCGAAGATCGCCCGGGGCGGCGAATTGCCCCTGTGCCAGGACACCGGCGTAGCCGTTTTCCTGGTGAAACTGGGCGACGCCGTGCGCGTCGAGGGCGGCCTCGTGACCGACGCGATCAACGACGGCATGCGTCGCGGATACGAGCAGGGATACCTGCGAAAGAGCCTCGTGAAAGACCCGCTGCGAAGGGTCAACACGAAGGACAATACGCCCGCCATGATCCACGTGGAACTCGTCGCGGGCGACACGATCACGATCGCGATGGCGGCAAAGGGCGGCGGCAGCGAGAACATGAGCATGTGCCGCGTGCTGCCCCCGTCCGCGGGAGTCGAAGGCGTCAAGAAATTCGTCGTGGACTGGGTCGACCAGGCCGGCGGCAACCCCTGCCCGCCGATCATCGTCGGCGTCGGCATCGGCGGCAACTTCGAGAAGTGTGCGTTTCTGGCGAAAAAGGCCGTTTTTCGTCACGTCGGAGAGCCGAATCCCGATCCGTTCTATGCGGACCTCGAGCGTGAGTTACTCGACCGCGTCAACGCGCTCGGGGTAGGGCCCATGGGACTCGGCGGAACGCAGACCGCGCTCGCGGTGCACATCGAGACGATGCCGTGCCATATCGCCAGTCTGCCCGTGGCCGTGAACATCCAGTGCCATTCGGCGCGGCACAAGGAGGTCGTCCTATGA
- a CDS encoding tetratricopeptide repeat protein, producing the protein MKRIAIVAMVFACVAWAGAANAAKNYTGWKAEVEKKLATGDFAGAMTQLKAVEAGGDALDADYWFLLGKAESSMGNIDKALANLDKALALEPKFAEALGHKSIVLLQKGQPKDAETVATQAISAEASGELYYARGAIRMAQGRFDDAIADLDAAIGMEPKNTEYFIARGEVRLRLGRFAEAERDYQKAIELDPNSAKAYLGRGGVYLMQERSGEARTDLDRCVMLAPKFSSCYIRRGKLFQLQGDLDRAVSDFAKGTEYAPASEEAWFERTMAELQDNRFADAETSARALLKVRDGAKSRKVLGMVLTARGKKDEAVAEFGKAIAMEPKDYESLYMRGNAYALQDDLDAALADFNKAIEVEKRYIEPYIAKASVFMARKDPEKALAVYAEAIAVSPKNPNLYEMRSKVYEAMGRLDESYADLKKSKELAAQWRNQQ; encoded by the coding sequence ATGAAGCGAATCGCGATCGTGGCGATGGTGTTTGCGTGCGTCGCTTGGGCGGGTGCGGCGAACGCGGCCAAGAATTACACCGGCTGGAAGGCCGAGGTCGAGAAGAAACTCGCGACGGGCGATTTCGCCGGTGCGATGACGCAGCTCAAGGCCGTGGAAGCCGGCGGCGACGCGCTCGACGCCGACTACTGGTTTCTGCTCGGCAAGGCCGAGTCGTCGATGGGCAACATCGACAAGGCCCTCGCCAATCTCGACAAGGCGCTCGCCCTCGAACCGAAATTCGCGGAGGCGCTCGGCCACAAGTCGATCGTGCTCCTGCAAAAAGGTCAGCCCAAGGACGCGGAGACCGTCGCCACGCAGGCCATTTCGGCCGAAGCGAGCGGCGAGCTCTATTACGCGCGCGGGGCGATCCGCATGGCGCAGGGGCGATTCGACGACGCCATCGCCGACCTCGACGCGGCGATCGGCATGGAGCCGAAGAACACCGAGTATTTCATCGCGCGCGGCGAGGTGCGCCTGCGTCTTGGGCGATTCGCCGAGGCCGAGCGCGACTATCAGAAGGCCATCGAACTCGATCCGAACAGCGCCAAGGCGTATCTGGGCCGGGGTGGGGTCTATCTCATGCAGGAGCGTTCGGGCGAAGCGCGGACCGATCTCGACCGCTGCGTCATGCTCGCGCCGAAATTCTCGTCCTGCTACATCCGCCGGGGTAAGTTATTTCAACTTCAAGGAGACTTGGACCGCGCGGTGAGCGATTTCGCCAAGGGAACCGAATACGCGCCGGCGAGCGAGGAAGCGTGGTTCGAGAGGACCATGGCCGAGCTTCAGGATAACCGTTTCGCCGACGCGGAGACCTCGGCGCGAGCGCTGCTGAAGGTGCGCGATGGAGCGAAGAGCCGCAAGGTATTGGGGATGGTCCTGACCGCGCGCGGCAAGAAGGACGAGGCGGTGGCGGAGTTCGGCAAAGCCATCGCGATGGAGCCGAAAGACTACGAATCGCTGTACATGCGCGGCAATGCCTATGCCCTGCAGGACGACCTCGACGCCGCGCTCGCCGACTTCAACAAGGCCATCGAGGTCGAAAAGCGCTACATCGAGCCGTACATCGCCAAGGCGTCGGTCTTCATGGCGCGAAAGGACCCGGAAAAAGCGCTCGCCGTTTATGCCGAAGCCATCGCGGTGTCGCCGAAAAATCCGAATCTCTATGAGATGCGTTCCAAGGTTTACGAGGCCATGGGGCGGCTCGACGAAAGCTACGCCGATCTGAAAAAATCGAAGGAACTCGCCGCCCAGTGGCGAAATCAGCAGTAG